The genomic segment ATAAGCGGAGTGCCTTTCTTCACATGATCGCCAATCGTCAGGGGATACACTTTTTCGACGAAACCGTCAGAACGCGCCTGCACAATGACAAACTGATACTCGTTGTAACTGACATTAGCCGGGATTGTCTGGGAATAATTCAGCATTCCTCGCGTAACTTTTTGCGTTTTTAATCCCAGATTCTGAACCTGGGTTGGATCGATACGGATCCCGCCACTGCTTTTATCGCCACTTTCATCAGCATATTTCGGCACCAGGTCCATATCCATAAAGGGAGATTTTCCGGGTTTATCAAATTTGGTATCCGGTTTCATCGGGTCATACCAGAAAAGTACCTTTCGCTCCGGTGCCTTTTGTTCGGTTTGTACTGTTTTTTGTGATGAGTTTACATACTGCCAGGCAGTAACCGATATCAGCCCCCCTGCTATGAGGCTGCTGATAATTATTGCAGCATATTTTATCTTTAAAGAAGCCATACAATTTCTCGCTGAAAAATCAAAACACCTGGCATATGCGCCCGATCATTCATTCACAGTAATCCCTTAATGAATGTTCAGGCGCACTGGATGTATTCGCTCCGGACTGATAATCAGGATTGCGTAACGTTAATGCTTTTGAGTAAGGAGATATTGCCCTGCTGAATAAACGAGAAATCGACATGGTTGCCGGTTTTCAGGGCATTGATAGCGTCGTCTGCATTAACAAAAGTGAAGCGCATGGTCATTGCAGGCCAGCCCACAGCAGGGATTGCTTCGTGCGAAATGGTAATCTTTTTACTATTCATATCAATGTCTTTAACGACACCGGTGCCCTTGATAACCTGCTGTACCGAAGCATCACTGGCAGTATTCATATCGCCATGCTGATGTGTTTCAGCATGAAGACCGGCAGAAAACATGACAGAGAAGGCACCAAATAAAACGGCTTTAAGTGAATTACGCATTTTAAATTTCCTGATTAATGAAATAAATTTACTCTACCCAACCGCCACCCAGCGCGGTAAACAGATTAATTTCGTTAACCTGTCGGGAATAGGTAAGATCGAGAATGGTTTGCTGCGTAGCGAAGAGGGAACGTTCTGCATCCAGCACTTCGATGTAACTGACAGCACCACTTGCATATAATCCTCTGGCACGCTGGAGAGTTATCTGAAGTGAATCAAGATAACGCTGCTGTGACTCAAGTTGCTGGCTAAGGCTGTCGCGCAGCGCAAGCGTGTCGGAAACATCCTTAAAGGCTGACTGAATTTTTTGTTCGTAATTAACCACCGATTGTTGCTGGCGAATTTCAGCCAGCTTCAGATTGGCTTTATTCCTGCCAGCATTAAAAATAGGAATTTCAATTTTAGGGATAAAATTCCACATTCCACTTCCTGACGTAAACAGGCTTGACAGCTCCGTACTGCTTGCGGAAAGACCACTGGTCAGGGTAATGGAGGGGAAAAAGGCCGCTCGCGCTGCGCCAATATTGGCATCAGCCGCTTTCAGCTGATATTCCGCTTCCATAATATCCGGTCGCTGCAGCAAAATTTGTGAAGATAGATTTGGTGGCAATTTTACTGGTGCGATCTCCCCGCCTTTCATCCCTTTTTCTGACGGAAGTGCGCGGTACGTTCCCAGCACCAGTTGCAGGGCATTGTTTGCCTGAGCCAGATCGCCTTCTCGTTTGGCTATTTCGGCGCGGGTACTTTCGATTTGTCCTCTCGCCTGTTCAAGTGCCAGAACGTTCGTACTCCCGGTCACGAGCTGTTGCTCAACGAAAGCATAGGACTGTTCATAATTTTTCAGCGTTTCCCGCGCAATACGGAGTTGTTCGTACGCCAGTTGCTGGCTGAAATAGCTCTGTGAAACGTTGGAGACCAGCAGGATGTGTACGGCACGACGGGCTTCTTCGCTGGCAAAGTAGTTCTGGCGATCAGCCTCACTCATGTTCTTAAGTTTGCCAAAAAAATCGAGCTCATAGCTGAGCTCCAGACCCGCGTC from the Citrobacter sp. Marseille-Q6884 genome contains:
- the cusF gene encoding cation efflux system protein CusF is translated as MRNSLKAVLFGAFSVMFSAGLHAETHQHGDMNTASDASVQQVIKGTGVVKDIDMNSKKITISHEAIPAVGWPAMTMRFTFVNADDAINALKTGNHVDFSFIQQGNISLLKSINVTQS
- the silC gene encoding Cu(+)/Ag(+) efflux RND transporter outer membrane channel SilC, translating into MFKLKLLSISTIFILAGCVSLAPEYQRPPAPVPQQFSLSKNSLTPAVNSYQDTGWRNFFVDPQVSRLIGEALNNNRDLRMAALKVEEARAQFNVTDADRYPQLNASSGITYNGGLKGDKPTTQEYDAGLELSYELDFFGKLKNMSEADRQNYFASEEARRAVHILLVSNVSQSYFSQQLAYEQLRIARETLKNYEQSYAFVEQQLVTGSTNVLALEQARGQIESTRAEIAKREGDLAQANNALQLVLGTYRALPSEKGMKGGEIAPVKLPPNLSSQILLQRPDIMEAEYQLKAADANIGAARAAFFPSITLTSGLSASSTELSSLFTSGSGMWNFIPKIEIPIFNAGRNKANLKLAEIRQQQSVVNYEQKIQSAFKDVSDTLALRDSLSQQLESQQRYLDSLQITLQRARGLYASGAVSYIEVLDAERSLFATQQTILDLTYSRQVNEINLFTALGGGWVE